The Desmonostoc muscorum LEGE 12446 genome includes a region encoding these proteins:
- a CDS encoding prohibitin family protein: MKKNTNFNRAGKLTALLFLITLLLTPCVIVNAGERGVLMKFGEVQNQILGEGIHFIIPVYNTVEKLSVRVQKQQISAEASSKDLQNVFTDVALNWHIIPQEANAIFQQIGDEQNVVERIINPAVEEVLKAVMAKYTAEEIITKRGEVKGEVDDALTTRLNSYHVAVDDISLVHVHFSERFSEAVEAKQIAEQEAKRAEFIALKATKEAETQVNLARGEAEAHRLLRDGLTPEILQRQAIEKWDGKLPLIVSKEAPKLMNIGEFLKFNPN; the protein is encoded by the coding sequence ATGAAAAAAAATACAAATTTTAACCGTGCTGGTAAACTGACTGCTCTTTTGTTCTTGATAACTCTCTTGCTCACCCCTTGCGTGATTGTAAATGCAGGAGAACGTGGCGTTTTAATGAAATTTGGCGAAGTCCAAAACCAGATATTAGGAGAAGGAATTCACTTCATTATTCCTGTATATAATACTGTCGAAAAATTGAGTGTGCGAGTCCAAAAACAACAAATCTCTGCGGAAGCTTCTTCCAAAGATTTACAAAATGTTTTTACAGATGTGGCTCTAAATTGGCATATTATTCCTCAGGAAGCGAATGCAATTTTTCAACAAATTGGAGATGAGCAAAATGTTGTTGAACGAATTATTAATCCAGCGGTTGAAGAAGTATTAAAAGCAGTAATGGCAAAGTATACTGCTGAAGAAATTATTACTAAACGAGGAGAAGTCAAAGGCGAAGTAGATGATGCATTAACTACACGCTTAAATAGTTATCACGTTGCAGTTGATGATATTTCTCTAGTTCATGTCCATTTTTCAGAACGATTTAGTGAGGCCGTGGAGGCAAAGCAAATTGCTGAGCAAGAAGCGAAACGAGCAGAGTTCATTGCTTTAAAAGCAACAAAAGAGGCTGAAACACAAGTGAATTTAGCAAGAGGAGAGGCGGAGGCACACAGATTATTGCGTGACGGTTTGACTCCAGAAATACTGCAAAGGCAAGCAATAGAAAAATGGGATGGGAAGTTGCCATTAATTGTCAGTAAAGAAGCTCCAAAATTGATGAATATCGGTGAATTTTTAAAATTTAATCCAAATTAA
- a CDS encoding ADP-ribosylglycohydrolase family protein codes for MLLELAIADAYGAGFEYADEMIVNNDLSRYVQHPRFRLIPGSYTDDTQMSIAIAEVIVAQAPWTPEVLAESFVTAFKRDPRQGYARNFYNFLVEIQSGEEFLTKIRPDSDKSGAAMRAAPIGVYATPEKVIEAATIQAAITHNTPDGINAAVAAALMSHYFIYRLGAKRKLGQFLEGYVSGQWSKPWQGEVKSKGWMSVRAAITAVMRNDSMSQLLQDCIAFTGDVDTVAAIALSAGSCSEEITQDIPNHLVTGLENGAYGRDYLIELDRQLMSLVIEGQI; via the coding sequence ATGCTGCTAGAGTTAGCGATCGCAGATGCCTACGGTGCAGGCTTTGAATATGCTGACGAGATGATTGTTAACAACGATTTGAGTCGATACGTGCAACACCCGCGTTTTCGACTCATTCCTGGTAGCTACACCGACGATACCCAGATGAGCATTGCCATTGCCGAAGTAATTGTTGCTCAAGCACCGTGGACGCCAGAAGTTTTAGCCGAAAGCTTCGTTACAGCCTTCAAACGCGATCCTAGACAAGGTTATGCGAGAAACTTCTACAATTTTCTGGTAGAAATCCAAAGTGGGGAAGAATTTTTAACAAAAATTCGCCCTGACAGTGACAAAAGCGGGGCGGCGATGCGTGCAGCCCCCATTGGCGTTTATGCGACACCAGAAAAAGTCATCGAAGCGGCAACAATTCAAGCCGCAATTACTCACAATACACCAGATGGAATCAACGCTGCTGTTGCCGCTGCCCTGATGTCACATTACTTTATCTATCGACTGGGAGCAAAACGCAAATTAGGACAGTTTTTAGAAGGTTATGTATCTGGGCAGTGGTCTAAACCCTGGCAAGGTGAAGTAAAATCCAAAGGCTGGATGAGTGTCAGGGCAGCCATTACTGCGGTAATGCGAAATGACAGCATGAGCCAACTTTTACAAGATTGTATCGCTTTTACCGGTGATGTGGATACAGTGGCGGCGATCGCACTGTCCGCCGGTTCTTGTAGCGAAGAAATTACACAAGACATCCCCAATCATCTCGTCACAGGCTTAGAAAATGGAGCTTATGGTCGAGATTACCTCATTGAATTGGATCGGCAGCTGATGAGTTTAGTCATTGAAGGGCAAATTTAG
- a CDS encoding NUDIX hydrolase, giving the protein MPLGRELPQLLKQRLFYKGRKFDFEVNRLRLPNKAEGEWECIRHPGGALAVPVTPEGKLVLVRQYRFAVQGRILEFPAGTLEYNEDPLETVKREIQEETGYSAEKWQKLGEFFLAPGYSDEIIYAFLAQDLQKLETPPAQDGDEDIETVFLTPEELEKAILQGELIDAKTISSFFLARPFLV; this is encoded by the coding sequence ATGCCATTAGGTAGAGAATTACCACAACTGTTGAAACAACGCTTGTTTTATAAAGGACGCAAGTTTGACTTTGAAGTTAATCGCTTGCGTTTACCCAATAAAGCAGAAGGAGAATGGGAGTGTATTCGTCATCCCGGCGGCGCCCTAGCTGTGCCTGTGACCCCAGAAGGTAAACTTGTACTTGTGCGCCAGTATCGTTTTGCAGTTCAGGGACGGATATTAGAATTTCCGGCGGGAACTCTGGAATACAATGAAGATCCCTTAGAGACGGTAAAACGGGAAATTCAGGAAGAAACTGGCTACAGTGCCGAAAAATGGCAGAAATTAGGAGAATTTTTCCTAGCGCCTGGTTATTCTGATGAAATTATTTATGCTTTTCTGGCTCAAGATTTACAAAAGCTGGAAACACCACCAGCCCAAGATGGAGACGAGGATATCGAAACTGTATTTTTGACTCCTGAGGAACTAGAAAAAGCTATTCTTCAGGGAGAGCTAATAGATGCTAAAACAATTTCTAGCTTTTTCCTGGCGCGTCCATTTTTAGTGTAG
- the folK gene encoding 2-amino-4-hydroxy-6-hydroxymethyldihydropteridine diphosphokinase translates to MPKVKRAKTALALGSNMGDSQAILEAAIATLAQTPGISLEARSSWYKTKAVGPPQPDYLNGCVTLQVEMLPQELLESLLKIERQFGRVRQERWGPRTLDLDLLLYDDFIVDAPNLQIPHPGMRDRAFVLLPLAEIASDWVEPVSGCLIKELLKKVDCSDVHLLMGN, encoded by the coding sequence TTGCCGAAGGTAAAGCGTGCGAAAACTGCCCTTGCCCTTGGTAGTAATATGGGAGATTCACAGGCAATTTTAGAAGCTGCGATCGCAACTTTAGCCCAAACCCCAGGCATTTCTTTAGAAGCCAGATCCAGTTGGTATAAAACTAAAGCCGTAGGTCCACCACAGCCAGACTACTTAAATGGGTGCGTCACATTACAAGTGGAAATGCTACCCCAGGAATTATTAGAAAGTTTACTAAAAATTGAACGACAATTTGGGCGCGTGCGTCAAGAACGTTGGGGACCGCGTACCCTGGATTTGGATTTGTTATTATATGATGACTTTATTGTGGATGCACCAAACCTCCAAATCCCCCATCCTGGAATGCGCGATCGAGCTTTTGTGTTATTACCCCTTGCAGAAATTGCCTCAGATTGGGTAGAACCAGTTTCTGGGTGTCTTATTAAAGAACTGCTCAAAAAGGTAGACTGTTCAGATGTACATTTATTGATGGGCAATTAA
- a CDS encoding transglycosylase domain-containing protein codes for MGKLTSWFKPRPTNLSDSNEEPRLPPGNHHQHEESTTNESLPPAHVAQARQLLSKMKILPSRMRANQATGNKPIYRRIWFWAGLGVGGGIVALIYGVSVIDSTLPDKAELNAVVREQTLTIKAADGTILQQQGEAAREQLKLEQIPDNLKKAFIASEDRRFQQHNGVDPQGILRAGLNNLRSQGVVEGGSTITQQLARILFLKQEQTVWRKLKEIRLAQKIESELTKDQILERYLNLVYLGAGAYGVADAASVYFSKSPDQLSLAEMATIAGLAPAPSLYAPDKNPVAAKQRRNLVLLRMQEEKFITPEQRQAAVQEPLTLKTSLPKRLQVESPYFTTYIQKELPKYVSADVLSVGGLVVETTLNPTWQKAAEEAVAKTLRNQGRWENFKEAAMVAIDPRSGEIKAMVGGKDFGKNQFNRVTQAQRQPGSTFKGFVYATAIASGKSPYDSYLDAPLVVDGYEPKNYGEKFYGSMNIRDALTRSINIIAVKVLIDVGFTPTIKLAHDMGVKSELKPTYSLALGSNEVNLLELTSAYGSFATQGLHTEPHGISRIINREGKVIWSANFKSKRVLDADSAAIMTWMLRNVVEAGTGGAAQLPNRPVAGKTGTSDEARDLWFIGYIPQVVTGVWLGNDNNRPTYGSSGSAAYTWHEFMEKAVEGMPVEKFPKRPKLEGRKGTIKAQSIKPKQVLNRSIASKDDDSEQETSRNSEENSGSSRRRRSRRRYYQEEQQSSNNYTPRRRRRDRSSEESTSSNSSSESSRPRRRSRRVESDSPPPRRTRRSSSPANSSGSSGSSSSQPSWRDRLRPSGQ; via the coding sequence ATGGGGAAGCTCACCTCCTGGTTCAAGCCAAGACCAACTAATTTGAGTGACTCTAACGAGGAACCGCGATTGCCACCTGGTAATCATCATCAACACGAGGAATCCACAACAAATGAAAGCTTACCACCAGCACATGTGGCACAGGCGAGGCAGTTACTGAGCAAAATGAAAATTTTACCATCAAGAATGAGGGCTAATCAGGCAACTGGTAATAAACCAATCTATCGTCGGATCTGGTTTTGGGCAGGCTTGGGTGTGGGTGGTGGGATAGTTGCCTTGATCTATGGTGTCAGTGTAATAGATAGCACCTTGCCGGATAAAGCTGAACTCAATGCTGTGGTTAGAGAGCAAACACTGACCATCAAAGCTGCCGATGGCACTATATTACAACAACAAGGTGAAGCAGCCAGAGAGCAGCTAAAGCTGGAGCAGATACCAGATAATTTAAAAAAAGCTTTCATAGCCTCAGAAGATAGAAGATTTCAGCAACATAACGGAGTTGATCCTCAAGGAATTCTCAGAGCGGGTTTGAATAATTTGCGATCGCAAGGTGTGGTAGAAGGTGGTAGCACCATCACCCAACAACTAGCCCGGATTCTGTTTTTGAAACAAGAGCAAACAGTCTGGCGCAAACTCAAGGAAATCCGTTTAGCACAAAAAATCGAGTCAGAATTAACCAAGGATCAAATTTTAGAGCGTTACCTAAATCTGGTTTATTTGGGAGCTGGCGCTTATGGTGTTGCAGATGCCGCTTCGGTATACTTTAGTAAATCTCCAGATCAACTTTCTTTAGCCGAAATGGCAACGATTGCTGGATTAGCTCCTGCGCCCAGCTTGTACGCCCCAGACAAAAATCCAGTAGCTGCCAAACAGCGGCGAAATCTGGTATTGTTACGGATGCAAGAAGAAAAATTTATTACGCCTGAGCAAAGGCAAGCAGCCGTCCAAGAACCGCTAACTCTGAAAACCAGTTTACCCAAGCGACTGCAAGTAGAGTCACCCTACTTTACTACCTACATCCAGAAAGAATTGCCCAAGTACGTTTCTGCTGATGTGTTGTCCGTTGGAGGTTTAGTAGTGGAAACTACCCTGAACCCGACTTGGCAGAAAGCAGCAGAAGAAGCCGTTGCCAAAACCCTGCGAAATCAAGGACGCTGGGAGAACTTTAAAGAAGCGGCAATGGTTGCCATTGATCCCCGTAGCGGTGAAATCAAGGCAATGGTGGGGGGAAAAGACTTTGGCAAAAACCAGTTTAATCGGGTTACCCAAGCACAGCGGCAGCCAGGATCGACATTTAAAGGATTTGTTTATGCAACTGCGATCGCTAGCGGTAAAAGCCCCTACGATAGCTACTTGGATGCACCCTTAGTCGTAGACGGCTACGAACCGAAAAATTATGGTGAAAAGTTCTACGGTTCAATGAACATACGAGACGCCCTCACCCGCTCCATTAATATCATTGCGGTGAAGGTGTTGATTGACGTAGGCTTTACGCCAACGATTAAACTTGCCCATGACATGGGGGTTAAATCTGAACTCAAGCCGACTTATTCCCTAGCTCTCGGCTCCAATGAAGTAAATCTCCTGGAATTAACCAGCGCCTACGGCAGTTTTGCAACCCAAGGATTGCACACAGAACCTCATGGTATCAGTCGGATCATCAACCGTGAAGGCAAAGTGATTTGGTCAGCTAATTTCAAATCGAAGCGGGTTCTTGATGCTGACAGTGCCGCTATCATGACTTGGATGCTACGCAACGTTGTGGAAGCCGGGACTGGCGGCGCCGCCCAATTACCTAACAGACCAGTTGCTGGCAAGACCGGCACCTCCGATGAAGCCCGCGATTTGTGGTTTATTGGTTACATTCCCCAAGTGGTGACAGGAGTTTGGCTAGGTAACGATAACAACCGCCCCACCTATGGCAGCAGTGGTAGCGCCGCTTACACCTGGCACGAATTCATGGAAAAAGCGGTAGAAGGAATGCCCGTAGAAAAGTTTCCCAAACGACCAAAGTTAGAGGGTCGTAAAGGCACTATCAAAGCACAGTCAATTAAACCCAAACAAGTGCTGAATCGTTCTATTGCCTCCAAAGATGATGATTCTGAGCAGGAAACTTCTAGAAATTCTGAAGAAAATAGTGGTTCATCAAGGAGGCGTAGAAGCAGGAGGAGATATTATCAAGAAGAACAGCAATCAAGCAACAACTATACCCCAAGACGGAGAAGACGCGATCGCAGCAGCGAAGAATCAACTTCTAGTAACTCTTCCTCAGAATCATCTCGCCCACGGCGACGCTCTAGAAGAGTAGAATCTGATTCTCCCCCACCTCGAAGAACTCGCCGATCCTCCTCTCCAGCAAATAGTTCGGGTTCCTCAGGTTCATCATCATCACAGCCATCTTGGCGGGATAGACTTAGACCTTCTGGACAATAA
- the psb35 gene encoding photosystem II assembly protein Psb35, which translates to MHLLMQTAAPAAANGPHFPVAFTLVYVVGFIAAVTIGSIAWYNSKRPAGWESKERPDFVPKVNKEETPGLGEPKS; encoded by the coding sequence ATGCATTTATTGATGCAAACAGCAGCACCAGCCGCAGCAAATGGCCCTCATTTTCCCGTAGCTTTTACCTTGGTGTATGTCGTTGGTTTTATTGCTGCTGTCACCATTGGTTCAATAGCTTGGTACAACTCAAAACGCCCCGCAGGCTGGGAAAGCAAAGAGCGTCCTGATTTTGTGCCTAAGGTAAATAAAGAAGAAACTCCGGGTCTCGGTGAACCGAAGTCATAA
- a CDS encoding tellurite resistance TerB family protein, with product MVTHSNVKNLVKILIGAAWLDGRIQPEERQYLREIAQAKGLASDPEIKPWLYELVPVQPKECYEWVREYLGDRPSLEDCENLIEAISGLIYSDGDVAIEEARLLTELQDIAKPNGSTQPAHTQLLKQIQKLYRRWVEVQN from the coding sequence ATGGTTACCCATTCCAATGTGAAAAACTTAGTTAAAATCCTGATTGGAGCCGCTTGGCTCGATGGCAGAATTCAACCAGAGGAACGGCAATATCTCCGGGAAATAGCTCAAGCGAAAGGTTTGGCTAGCGATCCAGAAATTAAGCCTTGGCTGTATGAATTAGTTCCCGTACAGCCAAAAGAGTGCTATGAATGGGTGAGAGAGTATTTAGGCGATCGCCCTAGCCTGGAAGATTGTGAAAATTTGATTGAGGCCATCAGTGGCTTAATTTACAGCGACGGCGATGTTGCGATCGAAGAAGCTAGACTCCTGACCGAATTGCAAGATATAGCGAAGCCGAATGGGTCAACCCAACCGGCTCACACTCAACTTCTCAAACAAATTCAAAAGCTTTACCGCCGTTGGGTTGAAGTTCAAAACTAA
- a CDS encoding 16S rRNA (cytosine(967)-C(5))-methyltransferase: MTNARQLAFIALRDVHKGAYVDVALDRVLQKVNLPDSDRRLVTELVYGSVRRQRTLDTLIDQLAQKKSHQQPKDLRTILHLGLYQLRYQERIPASAAVNTTVELAKENGFSGLTGFVNGLLRQYLRKAEGQRGRGAEEQRGRGAEGKDSLLLPQSPVPSPQSPVPHFDPLQLPENPVERLGILHSFPDWIIQVWLEQLGLVETEQLCEWMNQSPTIDLRINPLRTSIEEVEAAFQSAGVLVRRVRHLPQALRLIGSAGSIQKLPGFREGWWTVQDSSAQLVGHLLDPQPGEVVIDACAAPGGKTTHIAELMQDKGKIWACDRTSSRLRKLQENSQRLNLKSIQICTGDSRHFTQFHNTADRVLLDAPCSGLGTMHRHADARWRQTPESVRELSTLQKELLSHISTFVKPGGVLVYATCTLHPAENEEAIAAFLAESPDWQIESPSSLEFLDSARTTAEGWFKVWPHREDMDGFFMVRLRKTNNSE, translated from the coding sequence ATGACAAATGCCCGTCAACTAGCTTTTATTGCCCTGCGAGATGTTCACAAGGGGGCTTATGTTGATGTTGCCCTAGATAGAGTGCTGCAAAAAGTTAATTTGCCTGATAGCGATCGCCGCCTAGTGACAGAATTAGTTTATGGCAGTGTCAGAAGGCAACGCACCCTAGATACTCTCATTGACCAACTCGCCCAAAAGAAATCTCACCAACAACCAAAAGACCTCCGCACCATCCTACATCTAGGCTTATACCAACTCCGCTATCAAGAGCGTATTCCCGCTTCAGCTGCTGTTAACACCACCGTCGAACTAGCTAAAGAAAACGGTTTTTCCGGACTCACGGGTTTTGTTAATGGCTTATTACGCCAGTATCTCAGAAAAGCAGAGGGGCAGAGGGGCAGAGGGGCAGAGGAGCAGAGGGGTAGGGGGGCAGAGGGGAAAGATTCTTTGTTGCTCCCCCAGTCCCCAGTCCCCAGTCCCCAGTCCCCAGTTCCCCATTTTGACCCGCTACAACTCCCAGAAAACCCAGTGGAACGCCTGGGTATTTTACACAGTTTTCCTGACTGGATTATTCAGGTTTGGTTAGAACAACTGGGTTTAGTCGAGACAGAACAACTATGTGAATGGATGAACCAGTCACCAACAATCGATTTGCGTATCAACCCACTTCGCACTTCAATTGAGGAAGTTGAGGCGGCATTCCAATCTGCTGGTGTTTTGGTGAGGCGGGTTCGTCATTTGCCCCAAGCGTTACGATTAATTGGTAGTGCTGGGTCAATTCAAAAATTACCTGGTTTCCGAGAAGGTTGGTGGACTGTACAAGATAGCAGTGCCCAGTTAGTAGGTCATTTGCTTGACCCCCAACCGGGCGAGGTGGTGATTGATGCTTGTGCTGCACCAGGAGGTAAAACAACTCACATCGCTGAGTTAATGCAAGATAAAGGGAAAATTTGGGCTTGCGATCGCACTTCTTCTCGTCTTCGCAAACTTCAAGAAAATTCTCAACGCCTAAATTTAAAATCTATTCAAATTTGTACTGGCGACAGCCGCCATTTTACGCAATTTCACAACACCGCAGACCGCGTATTACTTGATGCTCCATGTTCTGGCTTGGGAACTATGCACCGTCACGCTGATGCTCGTTGGCGACAGACACCAGAATCTGTCCGGGAACTTTCTACGCTTCAGAAAGAACTTTTATCACATATATCGACTTTTGTCAAGCCTGGTGGTGTACTAGTTTATGCCACCTGTACACTGCATCCAGCAGAAAACGAAGAAGCGATCGCAGCATTTTTAGCTGAGTCGCCTGATTGGCAAATTGAGTCTCCCAGCAGCCTTGAGTTCCTTGATTCTGCACGTACTACAGCTGAAGGCTGGTTCAAAGTCTGGCCTCATCGAGAGGACATGGATGGCTTTTTTATGGTGCGCTTAAGAAAAACCAATAATTCCGAGTGA
- a CDS encoding glycoside hydrolase 100 family protein encodes MHLNELKSTENSKEVAEAWEALEKTIIYYQGRPVGTVAAYDLSVEALNYDQCFIRDFVSSALIFLIKGRADIVRNFLEETLKLQPKERALDAYKPGRGLIPASFKVLSENGQEYLEADFGEHAIARVTPVDSCLWWIILLRAYVVATEDFSLAHQPEFQNGIRLIMEICLANRFDMYPTLLVPDGACMIDRRMGIYGHPLELQVLFYTALRASRELLICQGNQDIVVAIDNRLPLLCAHIRQHYWIDINRLNAIYRFKSEEYGKAAVNLFNIYVDSIPYDKLDKWLPKKGGYLAGNVGPSQLDTRFFAVGNLMAIISDLATEEQSQAIMTLIEKRWEDLVGDMPMKICFPALENEEYKIVTGCDPKNIPWSYHNAGSWPVLMWMLAAAAIKTNKTSLAQRAMEIAQARLCGDEWPEYYDGKKGRLIGKQARKYQTWTITGFLLAKELMANPSYLPLISFGKLPAEVVSRACEFEIASVDPYMPR; translated from the coding sequence ATGCACCTAAACGAATTAAAATCTACTGAAAATTCAAAAGAAGTAGCAGAAGCGTGGGAAGCACTAGAAAAAACAATTATCTACTATCAAGGACGCCCCGTTGGTACAGTAGCCGCTTATGATTTATCTGTAGAGGCTCTTAATTATGACCAGTGTTTTATCCGAGATTTTGTATCTTCGGCTCTAATTTTTTTGATCAAAGGTAGAGCAGATATTGTTCGCAATTTCTTAGAAGAAACCTTAAAGTTACAGCCCAAAGAAAGAGCCTTAGATGCCTATAAACCTGGTCGAGGATTAATTCCAGCTAGCTTTAAAGTGCTTTCTGAAAATGGGCAAGAATATCTAGAAGCGGATTTTGGCGAACATGCGATCGCCAGAGTCACACCAGTTGATTCTTGTCTATGGTGGATTATTTTGCTGCGTGCTTATGTCGTCGCCACAGAAGATTTTTCTCTAGCCCATCAACCTGAATTCCAAAATGGTATCAGGTTAATCATGGAGATTTGTTTGGCGAATCGTTTTGATATGTACCCAACGCTATTGGTTCCAGATGGCGCTTGTATGATTGACCGTCGTATGGGTATCTATGGGCATCCTTTAGAACTGCAAGTTCTGTTTTACACAGCCTTGCGTGCATCTCGTGAACTGCTAATTTGTCAAGGTAATCAAGATATTGTCGTCGCAATTGATAATCGCTTGCCTCTTTTATGCGCTCACATTCGTCAACATTATTGGATAGATATTAATCGTCTGAATGCAATTTATCGCTTCAAAAGTGAAGAATACGGTAAAGCTGCTGTCAATTTATTCAATATATATGTAGACTCCATTCCCTATGATAAATTAGACAAATGGCTCCCTAAAAAAGGCGGTTATCTTGCAGGTAATGTTGGTCCGTCACAGTTAGATACTCGCTTCTTTGCGGTAGGAAACTTGATGGCAATCATTTCTGACTTAGCTACTGAAGAACAGTCACAAGCAATTATGACTCTCATTGAGAAACGATGGGAAGATTTGGTGGGAGATATGCCGATGAAAATCTGTTTTCCAGCTTTAGAAAATGAAGAATACAAAATTGTGACCGGATGTGACCCGAAAAATATACCTTGGTCGTATCACAATGCAGGTAGTTGGCCAGTCTTAATGTGGATGTTGGCAGCTGCGGCGATAAAAACCAACAAAACAAGTCTTGCACAAAGAGCAATGGAAATTGCCCAAGCACGCCTGTGTGGAGATGAATGGCCAGAGTATTACGACGGTAAGAAGGGACGACTGATTGGTAAACAAGCTAGGAAATATCAAACTTGGACAATTACTGGGTTCTTATTAGCAAAAGAACTGATGGCAAACCCCAGTTATTTACCATTAATTAGCTTTGGTAAATTACCAGCAGAAGTGGTTTCTAGAGCATGTGAATTTGAAATCGCCAGTGTAGACCCGTATATGCCTCGATAG
- a CDS encoding DnaJ domain-containing protein, with protein MTQNSKTGAAFIVGGTIAGAGVSATVGEMGLAGGFGAVGIGTTPVVGAGAVVGAAAYGVFKAIAEGDAAAFGAMGIGAVGGAGVYSVVGGMGLVAPKVGLAFGIGAVPMAGVGAVVGLAAYGITKLLDGSEFSETPAQLFERMEERVLKMDYYSSAVMELEAFLSGEDLNQKFAALEVEDELQALKAELKKKSEFVTPKSSSGNIEPEIKSLTRQLPESWRCVRTLKGHLAAVNAIALSPDGTTLVSASDDRQVNLWSLKTGKWLYTFSGQAEAVLSVAISPDGQQIASGSVDRKISTWQMDTIKFIQTLFYLNSPYSHNGFVNSVAYSPDGKILVSGSADKTIRIWGRYTRTVKRTLNGHSDAVLSVAISPDGTTLASGSVDKTIRLWDLKTWQQRCILTEHLAAVNTVAISLDSQTLISGSTDTTIKLWNLHTGELLSTLVGHSTAVLSVAISPDRKTVASASRDGTIKLWNLHTGKLLQTISGCSPVAFSPDGKTLISGGNGGSIKIWSQIQSLNNLTLDTVLSGEWWEILGVNQIDDANFVKLTYRRLARLYHPDVNTCANAKASMQAINQAYKEFQQQLNTENYINFDK; from the coding sequence ATGACACAAAACTCTAAAACAGGTGCAGCATTCATCGTCGGCGGAACCATAGCAGGTGCTGGTGTTTCCGCAACGGTAGGCGAGATGGGATTAGCCGGAGGATTTGGTGCAGTTGGGATTGGGACAACTCCTGTAGTTGGTGCTGGTGCTGTGGTTGGTGCAGCGGCTTATGGTGTTTTCAAAGCCATAGCAGAGGGAGATGCTGCTGCTTTTGGTGCAATGGGAATTGGTGCAGTCGGCGGTGCTGGTGTTTATAGCGTTGTCGGTGGTATGGGTTTAGTCGCACCGAAAGTAGGGCTGGCATTTGGTATTGGTGCAGTACCGATGGCGGGAGTTGGTGCAGTGGTGGGACTCGCTGCCTATGGTATTACTAAGTTGTTAGATGGATCTGAATTTAGCGAAACTCCAGCACAGCTTTTTGAGCGAATGGAAGAAAGAGTCTTGAAGATGGACTACTATTCCTCAGCAGTGATGGAATTAGAAGCATTTTTATCCGGTGAGGATCTCAACCAGAAATTTGCTGCTTTGGAAGTTGAGGATGAGTTACAAGCACTGAAGGCTGAATTAAAGAAGAAATCAGAATTTGTTACTCCTAAATCTTCTAGTGGCAATATTGAACCAGAAATAAAATCTCTGACAAGGCAGTTACCTGAAAGCTGGAGATGTGTACGCACACTCAAGGGTCACTTAGCGGCAGTTAATGCGATCGCCCTGAGTCCTGATGGTACCACCTTAGTCAGTGCCAGTGATGATAGACAAGTTAATCTGTGGAGCTTGAAAACAGGAAAATGGCTTTACACTTTCTCTGGACAAGCAGAGGCAGTTTTATCTGTTGCTATCAGCCCCGATGGACAACAAATTGCAAGTGGCAGTGTTGACCGCAAAATCAGCACTTGGCAGATGGACACAATAAAATTTATTCAAACATTATTTTATTTAAATTCTCCCTACAGCCATAATGGCTTTGTTAATTCAGTTGCCTATAGCCCTGATGGCAAAATCCTAGTTAGTGGTAGTGCTGATAAAACTATTAGAATTTGGGGACGCTACACAAGAACAGTAAAACGCACCTTGAATGGACACTCAGATGCAGTTTTATCTGTCGCCATCAGTCCCGACGGCACAACTCTTGCAAGTGGCAGTGTTGATAAAACTATCAGACTTTGGGATTTAAAAACTTGGCAACAGCGGTGTATTCTCACTGAACATTTGGCAGCAGTGAATACAGTTGCCATTAGTCTTGATAGTCAAACTCTTATTAGTGGTAGCACAGACACCACAATTAAACTCTGGAATCTACATACTGGAGAATTACTCAGCACTTTAGTTGGACACTCAACGGCAGTTTTGTCTGTTGCTATCAGTCCCGATAGAAAAACCGTCGCTAGTGCCAGCCGAGACGGTACGATTAAACTTTGGAATCTACACACTGGAAAACTACTACAAACTATTTCTGGATGTAGCCCCGTTGCTTTCAGTCCTGATGGTAAGACGCTGATAAGTGGCGGTAATGGTGGGAGCATCAAAATTTGGAGTCAAATACAAAGCTTGAATAATTTGACACTCGACACTGTACTATCAGGAGAATGGTGGGAAATATTAGGCGTAAATCAAATTGATGATGCCAATTTTGTCAAACTTACCTATCGTCGATTAGCCAGATTGTATCATCCTGATGTCAACACTTGTGCGAATGCAAAAGCCTCAATGCAAGCAATTAATCAAGCTTATAAAGAATTTCAGCAGCAATTGAACACTGAAAATTATATAAATTTTGATAAATAA